A single genomic interval of Trichosurus vulpecula isolate mTriVul1 chromosome 6, mTriVul1.pri, whole genome shotgun sequence harbors:
- the LOC118854699 gene encoding LOW QUALITY PROTEIN: malate dehydrogenase, mitochondrial-like (The sequence of the model RefSeq protein was modified relative to this genomic sequence to represent the inferred CDS: inserted 2 bases in 2 codons) translates to MCAGGCWSHRPLSYLAPAPRPPSIPTVLLSFACHMGATLRHGLSTLVHNNAKVAVXGASGGIGQXLSLLLKNSALVSRLMLCDIAHIPCVAADLSHIETRATVKGYMGPEKLPDCLKGCDIVVIPTEVPRKPGMSSDDLFNTNAMIIATPAAACAKHCPEAMLCIIANWVNSTILITSGVFKKQGVYNPSRIFGVTTLDIVRANTFVAEPKGLDPAQLNVPVIGGHVGKTIFPLISQCTPKVEFPEDQLKTLIGRIQEAGTEVVKAKARAGSATLSMVYAGARFVFSVVDAMNGKEGVVECSFVRSEETECSYFSTPLLLGKKKGMEKNLGISKLSPFEEKMVAEATPELKASVKKAEDFVKNMKQGSNAVKRGVHVLNLLKYHVT, encoded by the exons ATGTGTGCTGGAGGTTGTTGGAGTCACAGGCCACTCTCCTACCTGGCACCGGCCCCACGCCCTCCGTCCATCCCCACTGTGTTGTTGTCCTTTGCCTGCCACATGGGTGCCACCCTCCGCCATGGCCTAAGCACCTTGGTGCACAATAATGCCAAAGTAGCTG CTGGTGCTTCTGGAGGAATTGGAC CGCTTTCACTGCTCCTGAAGAATAGTGCTTTGGTGAGCCGCCTAATGCTCTGTGACATTGCTCATATCCCTTGTGTAGCAGCTGATTTGAGCCACATTGAAACCAGGGCAACTGTAAAAGGTTACATGGGACCTGAGAAGCTGCCAGATTGCTTGAAAGGCTGTGACATTGTCGTGATTCCCACAGAAGTCCCCAGAAAGCCAGGAATGTCTAGTGATGACCTTTTCAACACCAATGCTATGATCATAGCTACTCCGGCTGCTGCCTGTGCCAAGCATTGCCCAGAAGCCATGCTCTGTATTATTGCAAACTGGGTCAATTCTACCATCTTGATCACATCTGGAGTTTTTAAGAAACAAGGTGTGTACAACCCCAGCAGGATCTTTGGTGTAACAACCCTGGATATAGTCAGAGCAAATACTTTTGTTGCAGAACCGAAGGGCCTAGATCCAGCTCAATTAAATGTCCCCGTCATTGGTGGCCATGTAGGAAAGACTATCTTCCCCCTGATCTCTCAGTGCACACCTAAGGTGGAGTTTCCTGAGGATCAGCTGAAAACCCTGATAGGGAGGATCCAGGAGGCTGGAACGGAGGTTGTCAAAGCTAAAGCTAGAGCAGGTTCTGCTACCCTCTCAATGGTCTACGCTGGTGCCAGATTTGTCTTCTCTGTTGTGGATGCAATGAATGGGAAGGAGGGTGTGGTGGAATGCTCCTTTGTCAGATCAGAAGAAACAGAGTGCTCCTATTTTTCCACACCCTTGctgcttgggaaaaaaaaaggcatggaGAAGAACCTGGGCATCAGCAAGCTCTCCCCTTTTGAAGAAAAAATGGTTGCTGAGGCCACTCCCGAGCTGAAAGCTTCAGTGAAGAAAGCAGAGGATTTTGTGAAGAACATGAAGCAAGGAAGCAATGCTGTGAAAAGAGGAGTCCATGTCCTTAACTTATTAAAGTATCATGTCACttga